A region of Tolypothrix sp. NIES-4075 DNA encodes the following proteins:
- a CDS encoding fasciclin domain-containing protein, translating to MLNKNSIKKLTFLVAIAGVTTAIGFPVLAKPKSFYPRYALFQPSVYSSVPYRNSEKDIAQTLTQDSKYANLVDELKQAGLLDTLKQGNYTIFAPTDKAFNAVPKDVFKRYSQSENRMKVLKYHLVAGQITKENVDSGAVKTLEGEPVKIVVDDSTGTVKLNNAIGKYPSTVASNGVIIEVNEVLLPAGF from the coding sequence ATGCTTAATAAAAATTCAATCAAGAAGTTGACTTTCTTAGTTGCGATTGCTGGTGTTACTACAGCGATCGGTTTTCCTGTCTTAGCCAAACCCAAATCATTCTATCCACGTTATGCTCTTTTTCAACCTTCTGTTTACAGCAGCGTTCCCTATCGCAATTCTGAGAAAGACATTGCCCAGACGCTGACACAGGATAGTAAATATGCCAATCTTGTGGATGAATTAAAGCAAGCTGGTCTTTTAGATACTCTCAAGCAAGGTAATTACACAATTTTTGCCCCAACCGATAAAGCCTTTAACGCAGTACCTAAAGATGTCTTTAAGCGATATAGCCAGTCAGAAAATCGAATGAAAGTCTTGAAATATCATTTGGTTGCCGGTCAAATCACTAAAGAAAACGTCGATAGTGGTGCAGTCAAAACTCTTGAAGGTGAGCCGGTGAAAATTGTTGTTGACGATTCTACTGGTACAGTCAAGTTAAATAATGCGATCGGTAAGTATCCTTCTACCGTTGCTAGCAATGGTGTAATTATTGAAGTTAACGAAGTACTTTTACCGGCTGGATTTTAA
- a CDS encoding magnesium transporter, producing MQPDLLGLEITKGELRRLTGFDPDDVFRPSIIKDKEKRWGFFFNEMLVALALTPIIVGFIYAFIILPTIGSSILIGISLLTIVPITVLFGRWLWRRKTCPQALTILLDEVDKYHGVIQAIDINDQLATSGNESTINDRDNVIAALQLIREDLVRALKTERILRDNKKLLANNQELFVNNLANLQALQVSSQASEYAQLLNESLQIAVEVQAEIRKLHSSS from the coding sequence GTGCAGCCAGATTTATTAGGTTTAGAAATTACTAAAGGGGAACTTAGACGCTTAACTGGATTCGATCCAGATGATGTCTTTCGACCCTCGATTATCAAAGATAAAGAAAAACGATGGGGATTTTTCTTCAATGAAATGCTTGTAGCTTTAGCACTCACCCCGATAATTGTCGGGTTTATTTATGCATTTATCATTTTGCCGACAATTGGTTCTTCGATTTTAATCGGAATCAGCTTACTAACTATCGTACCAATTACCGTGCTATTTGGGCGTTGGTTGTGGCGACGAAAAACTTGTCCCCAAGCACTGACAATACTTTTAGATGAAGTTGATAAATATCATGGAGTTATTCAAGCAATAGATATTAACGATCAACTGGCAACATCTGGGAATGAAAGTACTATCAATGATAGAGACAATGTTATCGCGGCTTTGCAACTTATTAGAGAAGATTTAGTTCGCGCTTTGAAAACAGAGCGAATTTTGCGAGATAATAAAAAATTACTGGCAAATAACCAAGAGTTATTTGTGAATAATTTAGCCAATCTGCAAGCTTTACAAGTTAGTAGTCAAGCAAGCGAATACGCTCAACTTCTCAATGAATCATTGCAGATTGCCGTTGAGGTACAAGCCGAGATAAGAAAGTTACATTCTTCTAGTTGA